Proteins encoded within one genomic window of Anastrepha ludens isolate Willacy chromosome 4, idAnaLude1.1, whole genome shotgun sequence:
- the LOC128862510 gene encoding serine incorporator 1 isoform X3 has protein sequence MGAVLGLCSAAQCALCCTGTAASCCCNACPSCKNSTSSRFMYAFMLLVGTVLGAIALSPGLQDTLKKLPFCINSTSTVSSKALTTFSGNLQVDCEYALGYMAVYRICFGLACFFMLMALIMLGVKSSRDPRSHIQNEFWGLKFLICFGAAIGAIFIPDGSFGPAMMWVGLIGGLAFILVQLVIIVDFAHSVAENWIENAENNRGYFYALVGVTLTSYALSIVGISLLYIYFTHSDGCGLNKFFISFNLILCLIVSVLSVLPAVQDRLPHSGLLQSSLVTIYTIYLTWSAVANNPEKECNPGMYGVINGVTTGNTTTSPPTHNSKVTFDTTNIIGLVVWLFCILYNCISSAVEVSKINNDGEKRDSEAGQGDGKGATDNENEGVTYSWSMFHIVFVCASLYIMMTLTNWYKPNSDIELFNANAASMWIKIISSWLGVFIYGWSLVAPIILTNRDFS, from the exons atgggTGCAGTTTTAGGATTGTGCTCTGCAGCACAG tgCGCTTTGTGCTGCACCGGTACAGCGGCGAGCTGCTGTTGCAATGCCTGCCCTTCGTGTAAAAACTCAACTTCATCCCGTTTCATGTACGCCTTCATGCTGCTGGTGGGCACTGTGTTAGGTGCTATAGCACTTTCGCCTGGATTACAGGATACGCTGAAAAAATTACCTTTTTGCATTAATTCTACTTCCACGGTTAGCTCCAAAGCATTGACAACTTTTTCTGGAAATTTACAAGTAGACTGTGAATATGCACTCGGTTATATGGCAGTGTACCGCATTTGTTTTGGACTGGCCTGTTTCTTCATGTTAATGGCGTTAATTATGTTAGGTGTGAAGAGTTCACGTGATCCGCGTTCACATattcaaaatgaattttggggattaaaatttttgatttgcttTGGTGCGGCAATTGGTGCCATTTTCATACCTGATGGCTCTTTCGGGCCCGCAATGATGTGGGTAGGTTTAATCGGCGGACTGGCTTTCATATTGGTACAATTAGTAATAATTGTGGATTTTGCACATTCTGTGGCTGAAAACTGGATTG aaAATGCTGAAAATAATCGAGGCTACTTTTATGCATTGGTCGGAGTTACACTTACAAGCTATGCATTATCAATTGTAGGCATTTCTTTGTTGTACATCTACTTTACGCat TCAGATGGTTGCGGTCTCAACAAATTCTTTATCAGCTTCAATCTTATACTTTGCCTGATTGTGAGCGTTTTGTCAGTTTTGCCAGCTGTGCAAGATCGTTTACCACACTCGGGGCTTTTGCAAAGTTCGCTTGTTACTATCTACACTATCTACTTGACCTGGTCTGCAGTCGCTAACAATCCAG AAAAAGAATGCAATCCTGGAATGTATGGCGTTATAAATGGTGTTACAACTGGCAATACGACTACTTCGCCCCCAACACACAATTCCAAAGTGACTTTCGATACGACAAATATTATTGGCTTGGTCGTATGGTTATTCTGCATTCTCTACAATTGCATTAGCTCGGCTGTTGAGGTTTCCAAAATCAATAATGATGGCGAAAAGCGTG ATTCAGAAGCCGGACAAGGTGATGGCAAAGGTGCAACCGATAACGAAAATGAAGGCGTTACATATTCCTGGTCTATGTTTCATATTGTGTTTGTATGTGCTTCCCTCTATATTATGATGACTCTTACCAACTGGTACAA ACCGAATTCTGACATTGAATTATTCAACGCTAACGCGGCTTCTATGTGGATCAAAATAATATCCAGCTGGCTTGGCGTCTTCATATACGGCTGGAGCTTGGTGGCACCGATTATACTTACCAATCGAGATTTTAGTTAA
- the LOC128862510 gene encoding serine incorporator 1 isoform X1: MGAVLGLCSAAQCALCCTGTAASCCCNACPSCKNSTSSRFMYAFMLLVGTVLGAIALSPGLQDTLKKLPFCINSTSTVSSKALTTFSGNLQVDCEYALGYMAVYRICFGLACFFMLMALIMLGVKSSRDPRSHIQNEFWGLKFLICFGAAIGAIFIPDGSFGPAMMWVGLIGGLAFILVQLVIIVDFAHSVAENWIENAENNRGYFYALVGVTLTSYALSIVGISLLYIYFTHSDGCGLNKFFISFNLILCLIVSVLSVLPAVQDRLPHSGLLQSSLVTIYTIYLTWSAVANNPEKECNPGMYGVINGVTTGNTTTSPPTHNSKVTFDTTNIIGLVVWLFCILYNCISSAVEVSKINNDGEKRVLTENLSDSEAGQGDGKGATDNENEGVTYSWSMFHIVFVCASLYIMMTLTNWYKPNSDIELFNANAASMWIKIISSWLGVFIYGWSLVAPIILTNRDFS, from the exons atgggTGCAGTTTTAGGATTGTGCTCTGCAGCACAG tgCGCTTTGTGCTGCACCGGTACAGCGGCGAGCTGCTGTTGCAATGCCTGCCCTTCGTGTAAAAACTCAACTTCATCCCGTTTCATGTACGCCTTCATGCTGCTGGTGGGCACTGTGTTAGGTGCTATAGCACTTTCGCCTGGATTACAGGATACGCTGAAAAAATTACCTTTTTGCATTAATTCTACTTCCACGGTTAGCTCCAAAGCATTGACAACTTTTTCTGGAAATTTACAAGTAGACTGTGAATATGCACTCGGTTATATGGCAGTGTACCGCATTTGTTTTGGACTGGCCTGTTTCTTCATGTTAATGGCGTTAATTATGTTAGGTGTGAAGAGTTCACGTGATCCGCGTTCACATattcaaaatgaattttggggattaaaatttttgatttgcttTGGTGCGGCAATTGGTGCCATTTTCATACCTGATGGCTCTTTCGGGCCCGCAATGATGTGGGTAGGTTTAATCGGCGGACTGGCTTTCATATTGGTACAATTAGTAATAATTGTGGATTTTGCACATTCTGTGGCTGAAAACTGGATTG aaAATGCTGAAAATAATCGAGGCTACTTTTATGCATTGGTCGGAGTTACACTTACAAGCTATGCATTATCAATTGTAGGCATTTCTTTGTTGTACATCTACTTTACGCat TCAGATGGTTGCGGTCTCAACAAATTCTTTATCAGCTTCAATCTTATACTTTGCCTGATTGTGAGCGTTTTGTCAGTTTTGCCAGCTGTGCAAGATCGTTTACCACACTCGGGGCTTTTGCAAAGTTCGCTTGTTACTATCTACACTATCTACTTGACCTGGTCTGCAGTCGCTAACAATCCAG AAAAAGAATGCAATCCTGGAATGTATGGCGTTATAAATGGTGTTACAACTGGCAATACGACTACTTCGCCCCCAACACACAATTCCAAAGTGACTTTCGATACGACAAATATTATTGGCTTGGTCGTATGGTTATTCTGCATTCTCTACAATTGCATTAGCTCGGCTGTTGAGGTTTCCAAAATCAATAATGATGGCGAAAAGCGTG TCTTAACAGAAAACCTCTCAGATTCAGAAGCCGGACAAGGTGATGGCAAAGGTGCAACCGATAACGAAAATGAAGGCGTTACATATTCCTGGTCTATGTTTCATATTGTGTTTGTATGTGCTTCCCTCTATATTATGATGACTCTTACCAACTGGTACAA ACCGAATTCTGACATTGAATTATTCAACGCTAACGCGGCTTCTATGTGGATCAAAATAATATCCAGCTGGCTTGGCGTCTTCATATACGGCTGGAGCTTGGTGGCACCGATTATACTTACCAATCGAGATTTTAGTTAA
- the LOC128862510 gene encoding serine incorporator 1 isoform X2 → MGAVLGLCSAAQCALCCTGTAASCCCNACPSCKNSTSSRFMYAFMLLVGTVLGAIALSPGLQDTLKKLPFCINSTSTVSSKALTTFSGNLQVDCEYALGYMAVYRICFGLACFFMLMALIMLGVKSSRDPRSHIQNEFWGLKFLICFGAAIGAIFIPDGSFGPAMMWVGLIGGLAFILVQLVIIVDFAHSVAENWIENAENNRGYFYALVGVTLTSYALSIVGISLLYIYFTHSDGCGLNKFFISFNLILCLIVSVLSVLPAVQDRLPHSGLLQSSLVTIYTIYLTWSAVANNPEKECNPGMYGVINGVTTGNTTTSPPTHNSKVTFDTTNIIGLVVWLFCILYNCISSAVEVSKINNDGEKRENLSDSEAGQGDGKGATDNENEGVTYSWSMFHIVFVCASLYIMMTLTNWYKPNSDIELFNANAASMWIKIISSWLGVFIYGWSLVAPIILTNRDFS, encoded by the exons atgggTGCAGTTTTAGGATTGTGCTCTGCAGCACAG tgCGCTTTGTGCTGCACCGGTACAGCGGCGAGCTGCTGTTGCAATGCCTGCCCTTCGTGTAAAAACTCAACTTCATCCCGTTTCATGTACGCCTTCATGCTGCTGGTGGGCACTGTGTTAGGTGCTATAGCACTTTCGCCTGGATTACAGGATACGCTGAAAAAATTACCTTTTTGCATTAATTCTACTTCCACGGTTAGCTCCAAAGCATTGACAACTTTTTCTGGAAATTTACAAGTAGACTGTGAATATGCACTCGGTTATATGGCAGTGTACCGCATTTGTTTTGGACTGGCCTGTTTCTTCATGTTAATGGCGTTAATTATGTTAGGTGTGAAGAGTTCACGTGATCCGCGTTCACATattcaaaatgaattttggggattaaaatttttgatttgcttTGGTGCGGCAATTGGTGCCATTTTCATACCTGATGGCTCTTTCGGGCCCGCAATGATGTGGGTAGGTTTAATCGGCGGACTGGCTTTCATATTGGTACAATTAGTAATAATTGTGGATTTTGCACATTCTGTGGCTGAAAACTGGATTG aaAATGCTGAAAATAATCGAGGCTACTTTTATGCATTGGTCGGAGTTACACTTACAAGCTATGCATTATCAATTGTAGGCATTTCTTTGTTGTACATCTACTTTACGCat TCAGATGGTTGCGGTCTCAACAAATTCTTTATCAGCTTCAATCTTATACTTTGCCTGATTGTGAGCGTTTTGTCAGTTTTGCCAGCTGTGCAAGATCGTTTACCACACTCGGGGCTTTTGCAAAGTTCGCTTGTTACTATCTACACTATCTACTTGACCTGGTCTGCAGTCGCTAACAATCCAG AAAAAGAATGCAATCCTGGAATGTATGGCGTTATAAATGGTGTTACAACTGGCAATACGACTACTTCGCCCCCAACACACAATTCCAAAGTGACTTTCGATACGACAAATATTATTGGCTTGGTCGTATGGTTATTCTGCATTCTCTACAATTGCATTAGCTCGGCTGTTGAGGTTTCCAAAATCAATAATGATGGCGAAAAGCGTG AAAACCTCTCAGATTCAGAAGCCGGACAAGGTGATGGCAAAGGTGCAACCGATAACGAAAATGAAGGCGTTACATATTCCTGGTCTATGTTTCATATTGTGTTTGTATGTGCTTCCCTCTATATTATGATGACTCTTACCAACTGGTACAA ACCGAATTCTGACATTGAATTATTCAACGCTAACGCGGCTTCTATGTGGATCAAAATAATATCCAGCTGGCTTGGCGTCTTCATATACGGCTGGAGCTTGGTGGCACCGATTATACTTACCAATCGAGATTTTAGTTAA
- the LOC128862509 gene encoding probable glutamate--tRNA ligase, mitochondrial, giving the protein MYSKRTLAALFTHHSIRTTKRWIHDEIRVRFAPSPTGYLHLGGLRTALYNYLFTRNKNGKFLLRIEDTDQTRLVPGATESLIEDLLWAGIQIDEGPGFGGKCSPYVQSERKQIYLEAVRELLENDTAYRCFCTERRLELLRKEAIRTRQVPRYDNKCRYLTPQQIAVLLAKKTPYCIRLKLTAHEEPLQDLIYGPVSHNVSENEGDPVIMKSDNFPTYHFANVVDDHMMGVTHVFRGVEWQISTTKHLLLYKAFNWQPPLYGHLPLLVNHDGTKLSKRQGDIGIKHFRDKGYFSEAIVNYVVSAGGGFEHTPGQKQQVYSIDELAQQFSIERVNSHPSRLNPDLLNDFNQLHILKMLQSKENTEDLVRRVKALVRQAYPKEQNLDLDDQHIENVLKWAAKRLTFIQDLTATKLSFLWVRPAEFKLKTISNDQMQSLIENLVSIEFTKDNLNQKLKEFADENNLKFATFMKTLRSALSGLKEGPGVAEMMDILGKDSVLQRLRSNTNFKSNEAATKVGKKS; this is encoded by the exons ATGTATTCCAAACGGACATTAGCGGCCCTGTTTACGCATCACAGTATCCGGACAACGAAACGCTGGATCCACGATGAGATCCGTGTACGTTTCGCACCCAGCCCAACAG GTTACCTGCATTTGGGCGGACTGCGCACAGCCTTATATAATTACTTATTTACACGAAATAAAAATGGTAAATTCCTGCTTCGCATAGAGGACACAGATCAAACAAGGCTTGTGCCAGGGGCAACAGAAAGTTTAATTGAAGATTTGCTATGGGCAGGCATACAGATTGACGAGGGCCCAGGTTTTGGTGGCAAGTGTAGTCCATATGTGCAAAGCGAGCGAAAGCAGATTTATCT AGAAGCTGTGCGTGAACTGCTTGAGAACGACACTGCCTACCGCTGCTTTTGTACCGAACGTCGGCTAGAATTGCTACGTAAAGAAGCAATTCGAACGCGGCAAGTTCCACGGTACGACAATAAGTGTCGGTACCTAACGCCGCAGCAAATCGCCGTATTGTTGGCTAAGAAGACACCATACTGCATACGATTGAAACTAACGGCGCATGAGGAACCACTGCAAGACTTAATATATGGTCCCGTTTCGCACAACGTAAGTGAAAACGAAGGTGATCCTGTTATTATGAAAAGCGACAACTTTCCCACATACCATTTTGCGAACGTGGTAGATGATCATATGATGGGAGTAACACATGTTTTTCGCGGCGTTGAATGGCAGATATCAACGACAAAGCATTTACTGCTGTACAA AGCTTTCAATTGGCAACCGCCATTATATGGCCATCTTCCATTGTTAGTCAATCACGATGGCACAAAATTGAGTAAACGTCAAGGTGACATTGGTATCAAGCATTTCCGGGATAAAGGGTATTTCTCGGAGGCAATCGTAAACTATGTTGTCAGTGCTGGTGGCGGATTTGAACATACGCCTGGGCAAAAACAACAAGTATATTCGATAGATGAACTGGCACAACAATTTAGCATTGAGCGTGTAAATTCACATCCCAGCCGTTTGAATCCTGATTTACTAAATGATTTTAACCAACTTCATATACTTAAAATGCtgcaaagcaaagaaaatactgaagatTTGGTGCGTCGTGTAAAAGCGTTGGTGCGACAAGCTTATCCCAAGGA acAAAACCTTGATTTAGATGACCAGCATATtgagaatgttttaaaatgggCAGCTAAGCGTTTGACATTCATTCAAGATTTAACCGCGACAAAGCTCAGTTTCCTTTGGGTTCGACCTGCTGAGTTCAAATTAAAGACTATTTCAAATG ATCAAATGCAATCTCTGATAGAGAACTTAGTAAGCATAGAATTCACAAAAGATAATCTGAATCAAAAACTGAAGGAATTCGCGGATGAAAATAATCTCAAATTTGCTACGTTCATGAAAACACTGCGGTCAGCTTTAAGTGGTTTAAAG GAAGGTCCCGGCGTTGCAGAGATGATGGACATTCTTGGAAAAGATTCTGTGTTACAACGTCTTAGAAGTAACACTAATTTTAAAAGTAACGAGGCAGCAACCAAAGTCGGGAAAAAATCATAG
- the LOC128862511 gene encoding tyrosine--tRNA ligase, cytoplasmic, which yields MVELTAEEKKQLITRNLQETLGEDKLNAVLKERDLKIYWGTATTGKPHVAYFVPMSKVADFLKAGCEVTILFADLHGYLDNMKAPWALLELRTKYYEAVIKAMLSSIDVPLEKLKFVRGTDYQLSREYTLDVYRLSSVVTQHDARKAGAEVVKQIEYPLLSGLLYPGLQALDEEYLKVDAQFGGVDQRKIFTFSEKYLPQLGYEKRIHFMNPMVPGLAGGKMSSSEEDSKIDLLDSPANVKKKLKKAFCEPGNIADNGLLSFVKHVLFSLFKEGEGFSVNRPAEFGGDVTFHNYADLEKSFADNELHPGDLKGSVEKYINKLLEPIRKTFESPELQKLSAAAYPAPSKAKGVNANNVAAPEEDGPHRLDIRVGKVTEVSRHLDADTLYVLKIDLNEAQPRTIISGLVKFVTIEELNQRLVAVLCNLKPSKMRGILSEGMVLCTSNPDHTVVEPIIVPASAAPGSRLTFEGYDGNPDEQLNPKKKVWEKLSVDLKTNADGVAVWKENFLLTPEGEKLTSKLSNCSIK from the exons ATGGTTGAATTAACAGCTGAAGAAAAGAAGCAATTAATCACCCGCAATCTGCAGGAAACACTGGGAGAGGACAAATTAAATGCGGTACTCAAAGAGCGTGATCTGAAAATCTATTGGGGCACAGCGACTACAGGCAAACCACATGTAGCCTACTTTGTGCCTATGTCAAAAGTTGCCGATTTCCTCAAGGCCGGTTGCGAG GTTACTATACTCTTTGCTGATTTGCATGGTTACCTCGATAATATGAAGGCGCCATGGGCGCTGCTCGAGCTTCGTACAAAATATTACGAAGCTGTCATCAAAGCTATGTTGAGCTCAATAGACGTTCCATTGGAGAAGCTGAAGTTCGTTAGGGGTACTGACTATCAGCTCTCAAGAGAATATACGTTGGACGTATACAGATTAAGCTCGGTAGTGACGCAGCACGATGCAAGAAAAGCTGGTGCTGAAGTGGTAAAGCAAATAGAATACCCATTACTTTCGGGCTTACTTTATCCAGGATTGCAAGCTTTAGATGAAGAATACCTAAAGGTGGATGCACAATTTGGAGGTGTTGATCAGcgtaaaattttcactttctcAGAGAAATATTTGCCACAGTTAGGCTATGAAAAGcgtatacattttatgaatcctaTGG TACCGGGTTTAGCGGGCGGCAAGATGTCATCTTCGGAAGAGGATTCAAAAATTGACCTTTTAGATTCGCCcgcaaatgttaaaaagaagctAAAGAAAGCCTTCTGCGAGCCTGGAAATATTGCGGACAATGGTCTTTTGTCATTCGTCAAACATGTGCTGTTTTCGCTTTTCAAAGAGGGAGAAG GCTTTTCTGTAAATCGTCCAGCGGAATTTGGAGGTGATGTCACATTCCACAACTACGCCGACTTAGAGAAAAGTTTTGCCGACAACGAGTTACATCCTGGAGACTTGAAAGGTTCCGTTGAAAAATACATTAATAAGCTTTTAGAgccaattagaaaaactttcGAAAGCCCAGAATTGCA AAAACTCAGTGCAGCTGCCTATCCagcaccaagtaaagccaaagGTGTGAATGCGAATAATGTGGCAGCACCTGAAGAAGACGGTCCGCATCGTCTAGATATACGCGTTGGCAAGGTTACGGAAGTTTCTCGTCATCTCGACGCAGACACTTTGTATGTTTTGAAGATTGACTTGAACGAAGCACAACCACGTACTATTATTAGCGGATTGGTGAAGTTTGTCACAATTGAGGAGTTAAACCAACGATTAGTTGCGGTCCTGTGCAATCTTAAACCATCTAAAATGCGTGGCATACTTTCTGAAGGCATGGTGCTATGCACGTCAAA CCCCGATCACACTGTGGTGGAACCCATCATTGTTCCAGCCAGCGCAGCACCTGGTAGTCGATTGACATTCGAAGGTTATGATGGCAACCCAGACGAACAATTAAATCCCAAAAAGAAG GTGTGGGAGAAACTTTCTgtagatttaaaaacaaatgccGACGGTGTTGCTGTTTGGAAAGAAAACTTTCTTCTCACACCCGAGGGCGAGAAACTTACAAGCAAATTATCGAACTGCAGCATTAAGTAA
- the LOC128861844 gene encoding elongation factor-like GTPase 1, translating to MTVVDTNALVKLQKDIERVRNICILAHVDHGKTTLADSLVASNGLISQRLAGKLRYLDTRQDEQERGITMKSSSISLYYRGGADHPDHEKDYLVNLIDSPGHVDFSSEVSTAVRLCDGAIVVVDVVEGVCPQTRACLEQVYMEQLKPVLVLNKIDRLIMEMKLTPIDAYFHISKILEQVNAVLGSIFASDVLSKEDITKKNNYESALEEADDSNLYLSPAAGNVIFCSAYDGWAFSVCDFAKIYAQRLEMSQSDLEQVLWGDFFYNGKKKCAVAGAQEKAKKPMFVQFVLDNIWTLYDIIAVRKDKEKLPEIAEKLGIKLQARDLRIIDPKAQIKTVLGQWLPIDRSVLEMVVRHVPPPNVISDERAERLLFPCNVEMNTYPKETLLLKEDFKLCNDESPNIIVFVSKMTPVHVSQLPQNKPKRLNEELLQARREEVRRRIEERKQIAAAATVENLISGVEKLNVEETAQIEVQPDQDKGDYVFVAFARVFSGTLKPGMRLYNLAPKHDPRNKNQDSPYISEVTISDLYLFMGGELQTLDEVPAGNIVGIGGLDQDIVKTATLSSTLDCTSFSELNVMATPILRVAIEPVNPQDLPKLVKGLKLLNQADACVQVSVAPTGEHVITTLGEVHVEKCVRDLEESYAKIKVNVSEPIVSFRETIVPEATVDMVNEVIVKSATDKDVSKKIITLQTANKLSTLRIIALPLPQSTIDLLEKYINLFKELAANVKGVTISEKYVSLITQIKEQLATTLSEFDLKGLSTLTPAKLIDRIWALGPRNCGTNMLLNLSDYEHPNFWQSLTHQIDIEATTKAATDIRRDNNSSFVNGFQLATAAGPLCEEPMQGVAFVVLEWSIDAAEDLNSKSYGPFSGQVLTASKESCRLAFQAQPQRLVSPMYSCNIVVNAEVLGEFETAFL from the exons atgACGGTGGtagatacaaatgctttggttaaACTCCAAAAGGACATCGAACGAGTGCGCAATATTTGCATCTTGGCACATGTAGATCATGGCAAGACAACACTTGCTGATTCACTGGTAGCTAGTAATGGCTTAATTTCACAACGTTTGGCAGGCAAGCTGCGTTACCTGGACACGCGTCAAGATGAACAGGAACGTGGTATTACTATGAAGAGTAGCAGCATATCGTTGTACTACCGTGGCGGTGCTGACCATCCTGACCATGAGAAAGATTATCTTGTTAATCTGATTGATTCGCCGGGACATGTTGACTTTTCCAGTGAAGTATCCACGGCTGTGCGATTATGCGATGGCGCCATTGTGGTG GTCGATGTAGTTGAAGGTGTCTGTCCACAAACACGCGCATGCTTAGAACAAGTTTATATGGAACAACTAAAGCcagttttagttttaaataaaatcgatCGCCTCATAATGGAAATGAAACTAACGCCAATTGATGCTTACTTtcatatatcaaaaattttggagCAAGTAAATGCTGTACTTGGTAGCATATTTGCCTCCGATGTGTTGTCGAAAGAAGACATAACAAAAAAG AATAACTATGAATCGGCATTGGAAGAGGCCGATGATTCAAATTTATACCTCTCCCCAGCTGCCGGTAATGTTATATTTTGCTCTGCCTATGATGGTTGGGCATTCTCGGTATGCGATTTTGCTAAAATTTATGCCCAGCGTCTAGAAATGTCGCAATCGGACCTTGAACAAGTACTCTGGGGTGACTTTTTCTATaacggcaaaaaaaaatgtgcagtaGCTGGTGCTCAAGAAAAGGCCAAGAAACCAATGTTTGTTCAATTTGTATTAGACAACATATGGACTCTTTATGATATCATAGCAGTGCGTAAAGACAAGGAAAAACTACCGGAAATTGCCGAGAAATTAGGCATAAAACTGCAGGCGCGGGATTTACGAATAATCGATCCGAAAGCTCAAATAAAAACTGTGCTTGGTCAGTGGTTACCCATCGATCGCTCTGTGTTAGAAATGGTGGTGCGTCATGTGCCGCCACCAAATGTCATCTCCGATGAACGTGCAGAACGGTTGCTATTTCCATGCAATGTGGAGATGAATACCTATCCCAAAGAAACTCTATTGCTGAAGGAAGATTTCAAACTATGCAACGACGAGAGCCCaaatatcattgtttttgtcTCTAAG ATGACGCCTGTACACGTTTCACAACTGCCGCAGAACAAGCCGAAGCGTTTGAATGAGGAATTGTTACAAGCGCGTCGGGAAGAAGTTCGTCGGCGTATTGAAGAACGCAAGCAGATTGCTGCAGCTGCCACGGTGGAAAATCTAATAAGCGGTGTAGAGAAGCTGAATGTAGAAGAAACAGCGCAAATAGAGGTTCAACCAGATCAAGATAAGGGTGATTATGTTTTTGTTGCCTTTGCGCGCGTCTTTAGTGGTACTCTGAAGCCGGGAATGCGTTTGTATAATTTGGCACCTAAACATGACCCCAGAAATAAAAA TCAGGATTCGCCTTACATAAGCGAAGTGACGATTAGCGATCTGTACTTGTTTATGGGTGGTGAGTTACAGACACTTGACGAAGTACCCGCTGGTAATATTGTGGGTATTGGCGGTTTGGATCAGGATATCGTAAAGACAGCAACATTAAGCAGCACTCTCGATTGTACGTCATTTAGTGAGTTGAATGTGATGGCTACTCCTATATTGCGTGTCGCCATTGAGCCAGTTAATCCACAAGATTTGCCCAAACTTGTGAAGGGTCTAAAATTATTGAATCAG GCTGATGCATGTGTTCAAGTATCTGTAGCGCCCACCGGCGAACATGTCATCACTACACTAGGTGAGGTGCACGTAGAGAAATGTGTACGTGATTTAGAGGAAagctatgcaaaaataaaagttaatgtgTCTGAGCCTATCGTGTCTTTCCGCGAGACAATAGTGCCTGAAGCCACCGTGGACATGGTAAATGAGGTTATTGTGAAATCAGCTACAGACAAAGACGTTAGTAAAAAGATTATCACACTCCAAACGGCCAATAAGTTAAGCACATTAAGAATTATAGCACTGCCACTGCCGCAAAGCACTATTGATTTGCTAGAAAAATACATTAACCTATTTAAGGAATTAGCGGCAAATGTAAAAGGTGTGACAATATCCGAGAAGTATGTGTCGCTTATAACGCAAATAAAAGAGCAACTAGCCACCACCTTAAGTGAGTTCGATTTAAAAGGTTTATCGACACTTACACCAGCGAAGTTAATCGATCGAATCTGGGCGCTCGGTCCGCGCAATTGTGGCACTAATATGCTTTTGAATTTGAGCGACTACGAGCACCCGAATTTCTGGCAGTCACTGACCCACCAAATCGATATAGAGGCTACAACAAAAGCAGCGACTGATATACGTCGAGATAATAATAGTTCATTTGTTAATGGCTTTCAATTGGCGACCGCTGCAGGACCACTCTGTGAAGAGCCCATGCAGGGCGTTGCCTTTGTTGTGCTAGAATGGTCAATAGATGCGGCTGAGGATCTGAATTCCAAGTCTTATGGCCCATTTTCTG GACAAGTTTTAACTGCATCAAAGGAGTCGTGTCGCCTGGCATTCCAGGCCCAACCGCAACGTCTTGTCAGTCCCATGTATAGCTGTAACATTGTGGTGAATGCTGAGGTTTTAGGTGAGTTCGAaactgcatttttataa